In one Pelecanus crispus isolate bPelCri1 chromosome 12, bPelCri1.pri, whole genome shotgun sequence genomic region, the following are encoded:
- the CYBC1 gene encoding cytochrome b-245 chaperone 1 isoform X1, protein MYMLVENRTSSHLHLKRSPGIRSWSLFVGIASIGLAAAYYSADSLAWKLFYMSGCFFVAAQNLEQWEEAVFDKNKGTVCLKTFNLYKKMLTFSKGGNEQVVALLNEIRDVNVEEETVRYFGKGYLVVLRFVTGFSHPLTQSAVLGCRSDVEAVAKLITSFLELDRVESQQDLSQSSETEASDADEPQDKY, encoded by the exons ATGTACATGTTGGTTGAAAACCGCACAAGTTCCCATCTTCATCTGAAGAGGTCGCCTGGCATCCGATCTTGGTCTCTCTTTGTTG GAATAGCGTCCATAGGTTTGGCTGCTGCTTATTATAGTGCAG ACAGCCTGGCATGGAAGCTCTTCTATATGTCTGGGTGTTTCTTTGTGGCAGCACAGAATCTGGAGCAGTGGGAG gaaGCTGTATTTGATAAGAACAAGGGAACGGTCTGCCTAAAAACATTCAatctttacaaaaaaatgctGACCTTCTCAAAAGGAGGCAATGAACAAG TAGTGGCTCTACTGAATGAGATCCGAGATGTGAACGTGGAAGAGGAGACTGTGCGATATTTTGGGAAGGGTTACCTGGTTGTGCTACGATTTGTCACTGGATTTTCACACCCACTGACTCAGAGTGCAGTGTTGGGCTGTAGAAG tgaTGTGGAAGCAGTTGCCAAACTTATTACTAGTTTTCTGGAACTGGACAGAGTAGAGAGCCAACAAGATCTCTCTCAGAGCAGCGAAACAGAGGCTAGTGATGCAGATGAACCACAGGATAAATATTAA
- the CYBC1 gene encoding cytochrome b-245 chaperone 1 isoform X2, whose amino-acid sequence MYMLVENRTSSHLHLKRSPGIRSWSLFVDSLAWKLFYMSGCFFVAAQNLEQWEEAVFDKNKGTVCLKTFNLYKKMLTFSKGGNEQVVALLNEIRDVNVEEETVRYFGKGYLVVLRFVTGFSHPLTQSAVLGCRSDVEAVAKLITSFLELDRVESQQDLSQSSETEASDADEPQDKY is encoded by the exons ATGTACATGTTGGTTGAAAACCGCACAAGTTCCCATCTTCATCTGAAGAGGTCGCCTGGCATCCGATCTTGGTCTCTCTTTGTTG ACAGCCTGGCATGGAAGCTCTTCTATATGTCTGGGTGTTTCTTTGTGGCAGCACAGAATCTGGAGCAGTGGGAG gaaGCTGTATTTGATAAGAACAAGGGAACGGTCTGCCTAAAAACATTCAatctttacaaaaaaatgctGACCTTCTCAAAAGGAGGCAATGAACAAG TAGTGGCTCTACTGAATGAGATCCGAGATGTGAACGTGGAAGAGGAGACTGTGCGATATTTTGGGAAGGGTTACCTGGTTGTGCTACGATTTGTCACTGGATTTTCACACCCACTGACTCAGAGTGCAGTGTTGGGCTGTAGAAG tgaTGTGGAAGCAGTTGCCAAACTTATTACTAGTTTTCTGGAACTGGACAGAGTAGAGAGCCAACAAGATCTCTCTCAGAGCAGCGAAACAGAGGCTAGTGATGCAGATGAACCACAGGATAAATATTAA